The following coding sequences lie in one Takifugu flavidus isolate HTHZ2018 chromosome 4, ASM371156v2, whole genome shotgun sequence genomic window:
- the cfap92 gene encoding uncharacterized protein FLJ43738, translating to MCDISLDRPLISDQLKAELNPLAITILSAKSLPPSHDLQDTCAPVYCQYKFLNSNVHRTNYHKHATNIHFEDTNVVLTGLMNQDELREFLSGPPLEIEVHDRDRKGPEPAGTFGPDSSHLKPKPTGTSSFGVAHLSLCELLNSQRRMEVHLPIRCCPPPQRRPAHRGVPGAASPWDVPRGDYVGANAGLKVRIEITCPFTGDTGCLESGGAFGRIIYLLHHNHLPVMSKLRSQILGINAAALQLGSVPPEHAEEVLFNYGINFRHTKTDNLDFVSGFHVMDNRRHIFVLEGLKDKAVRRLWESVPMTANAREEEQMRVFYNSNLSFNRRIYGALDVALSPIHLSQPLEDFMKQPLLYTRGLIPHACFQSFTRLSQLCQAEQLKEVVQRNLFPSDRMIVSLRKMFHTERREEKLHVDSEDDVPQPSVREKNRPPLDTRNREYTTKKVTPHKNLIQENIRKVGEPSERSETTKAAVLRTDPSDCRRDFIYSIQTFSSKEQAKELLRQHMAQTPGRRFTYSQHYHSATVEPEVRAPRGRCQSAPASVREWSMSTRGDASRRHPKQPDEARVEELGEPWTENILHANLLKPTLSRDIWPWDQHHLDFQRYQKPPPFFSQPVVAPHLSGEVLQQERLKAAKAQNPRWLQKLPPDSSRKPPGNASVPHLGGNSDQNQDILKDEHKKDSVRKAGPVLKVTPGKTAWRLL from the exons ATGTGCGACATTTCTCTGGACCGGCCGTTAATATCTGACCAACTGAAGGCTGAACTCAACCCACTGGCCATCACCATTCTGTCCGCTAAATCACTGCCCCCGTCACATGACCTGCAG GACACGTGTGCACCTGTGTATTGCCAGTACAAGTTCCTTAACTCCAACGTGCACCGCACAAACTATCATAAACACGCCACCAATATTCACTTTGAGGACACAAATGTGGTCCTGACTGGCCTGATGAACCAGGACGAGCTCAGAGAGTTCCTGTCCGGTCCCCCTCTGGAGATAGAGGTTCACGATCGGGACAGAAAAGGTCCAGAACCAGCTGGAACGTTTGGACCTGACAGCAGTCATTTAAAGCCCAAACCGACAGGAACCAGCTCCTTTGGGGTTGCACACCTGAGTCTCTGTGAGCTGCTGAACagtcagaggagaatggaggTGCATCTGCCCATCAGATGTTGCCCCCCACCTCAGCGCAGACCCGCCCATAGAGGCGTGCCGGGGGCAGCATCCCCGTGGGACGTCCCACGAGGAGATTATGTGGGCGCGAACGCTGGACTCAAGGTGAGGATCGAGATAACGTGTCCCTTCACCGGGGACACAGGCTGTTTGGAGTCTGGTGGTGCGTTTGGACGcatcatctacctcctccatcacaaccACCTGCCAGTGATGAGCAAACTCAGGTCGCAGATCCTCGGGATTAACGCGGCGGCCCTTCAGCTGGGCTCGGTCCCGCCGGAACACGCAGAGGAAGTCCTGTTCAATTACGGAATCAATTTCAGACACACGAAGACCGACAATCTGGATTTTGTTTCGGGGTTCCATGTGATGGACAACCGGAGGCACATCTTCGTTCTTGAGGGGCTGAAAGACAAAGCAGTGAGGAGACTGTGGGAGTCCGTTCCGATGAC GGCGAAcgccagagaggaggagcagatgagAGTCTTCTACAACTCCAACCTCAGCTTCAACAGGCGCATTTATGGCGCGCTGGATGTGGCTCTGAGCCCGATCCACCTGTCACAGCCGCTGGAGGACTTCATGAAGCAGCCGCTCCTCTACACCAGAGGACTGATCCCCCACGCCTGCTTCCAGTCCTTCACAAG GTTGAGTCAGCTTTGTCAAGCAGAGCAACTGAAAGAGGTGGTGCAGAGAAACCTCTTTCCTTCAGACCGGATGATCGTCAGCCTGAGGAAGATGTTTCACACTGAGCGGCGTGAGGAAAAGCTCCACGTGGACAGTGAGGACGATGTCCCTCAACCGTCCGTCAGGGAAAAAAACCGCCCTCCGCTGGACACTCGCAACAGAGAGTACACCACCAAGAAGGTCACGCCGCACAAGAACCTAATTCAG GAGAACATCAGAAAGGTTGGAGAGCCAAGCGAGCGGTCAGAGACGACAAAGGCAGCGGTTCTGAGGACGGACCCGTCCGACTGCAGGCGAGACTTCATCTACAGCATCCAGACATTCAGCTCCAAAGAACAAGCCAAGGAGCTGCTTCGCCAGCACATGGCTCAG ACGCCAGGGCGGAGGTTCACCTACAGTCAGCACTATCACAGTGCAACCGTGGAGCCGGAGGTCCGGGCGCCCAGAGGTCGCTGCCAGTCGGCTCCCGCGAGTGTCCGCGAGTGGTCGATGAGTACGAGAGGCGACGCGTCCAGGAGGCACCCTAAACAACCTGACGAGGCCcgtgtggaggagctgggggag CCTTGGACGGAGAACATTCTTCATGCAAACCTGCTGAAGCCCACACTTTCCCGGGATATCTGGCCCTGGGATCAGCACCATCTGGACTTTCAGCGCTACCAGAAACCTCCTCCATTCTTCAGTCAACCTGTTGTTGCTCCTCACCTGTCTG GAGAGGTTCTGCAGCAGGAGCGGCTGAAGGCAGCCAAAGCTCAGAACCCTCGCTGGCTTCAGAAACTCCCCCCCGACAGCAGCCGCAAGCCTCCAGGCAACGCATCCGTCCCACACTTGGGTGGAAACTCAGACCAAAATCAAGATATTCTCAAGGATGAGCACAAGAAGGATTCAGTGAGGAAAGCAGGCCCGGTGCTGAAG GTGACACCTGGTAAAACAGCCTGGAGGCTCCTCTAA
- the acad9 gene encoding complex I assembly factor ACAD9, mitochondrial translates to MMNICRLSVLSKFVKFGDPLVCNLRNAGKCTTPLHHRRTFKTHSRNLAYAKDLFLGQLNKDEVFPYPQIGNEELEEIKQLVAPVERFFSEEVDSAKIDQEGKIPPETMKGLKELGLFGIMVPEEYGGLGLSNTMYARLAEIISLDGSIAVTLAAHQAIGLKGILIAGNEAQKQKYLPKLASGEHVAAFCLTEPGSGSDVASMTTRATLSEDGKHYLLNGSKIWISNGGLADVMTVFAKTEVVVDGVKKEKITAFIVERAFGGITSGKAEDKLGIRGSNTCEVSFDNVPVPVENVIGEVGGGFKIAMNILNSGRFSMGSSASGMIKKLIESASEYAATRKQFTKSLSEFGMIQEKFAGMALNAFVMESMAYLTAGMMDRPGIPDCSLEAAMVKVFSSEGGWICVSEALQVLGGLGYTKNYPYERYLRDCRILPIFEGTNEILRMYIALTGMQHAGKVLTGRIKELKRGNIGLALGMVGKKIKTSLRSSVDLGLTGKDGVVHPSLTESAKKLEENVQYFGSTVEGLLYRYGKTIVEEQLVLKKVADVMIHLYAMTAVLSRTSRSISIGLRNHDHEVLLTNTFCSEAFFKNNFWLTQLQKHAPENNDANIKKIAKEVLEKRAYICSHPLERTF, encoded by the exons ATGATGAATATATGCAGATTATCCGTCTTGTCTAAATTTGTTAAATTCGGGGATCCACTCGTTTGTAATTTGAGGAATGCTGGAAAATGTACGACGCCGCTGCATCATCGGAGGACTTTTAAAACTCACTCCAGAAATCTCGCATATGCTAAAGATTTGTTCCTCGGTCAGCTGAACAAG GATGAAGTCTTTCCTTACCCACAAATTGGAaacgaagagctggaggagatcaaGCAGCTCGTTGCACCCGTGGAAAGATTCTTCAGTGAAGAAG TGGATTCGGCCAAAATTGACCAAGAAGGCAAGATTCCTCCTGAGACTATGAAAGGTCTGAAGGAGCTTGGCCTCTTTGGAATCATGGTTCCGGAGGAATATG GGGGCCTCGGGTTGTCCAACACCATGTATGCTCGTCTGGCAGAGATAATCTCTTTAGACGGCTCCATTGCTGTGACCCTGGCTGCTCATCAGGCTATTGGACTGAAG GGGATCCTGATCGCAGGAAATGAGGCCCAGAAACAGAAGTATCTCCCCAAGTTGGCGTCAGGAGAACATGTTGCAGCTTTCTGCCTGACGGAACCCGGAAG TGGGAGCGATGTCGCCTCCATGACGACCCGCGCTACCCTGTCAGAAGATGGGAAACATTACCTGCTCAATGGCTCCAAG ATCTGGATCTCAAATGGAGGCCTGGCAGATGTCATGACGGTGTTTGCCAAGACCGAGGTGGTTGTAGACGGCGTGAAGAAAGAGAAGATCACTGCCTTTATCGTGGAGAGGGCTTTTGGAGGCATCACCAGCGGGAAGGCCGAGGACAAACTGGGCATCCGGGGCTCCAACA CCTGTGAGGTGTCCTTTGATAACGTCCCAGTCCCTGTGGAGAATGTAATTGGAGAAGTAGGAGGTGGTTTCAAG ATTGCCATGAACATCCTGAACTCAGGCAGGTTCAGTATGGGCAGCAGTGCGTCTGGAATGATCAAGAAACTGATCG AGTCGGCCTCTGAATATGCTGCCACCAGGAAGCAGTTCACCAAAAGCCTGTCTGAGTTCGGTATGATCCAG gagaagttCGCTGGGATGGCTCTCAATGCCTTTGTGATGGAGAGCATGGCCTACCTGACGGCGGGGATGATGGACAGACCAGGAATCCCGGACTGTTCCCTGGAGGCTGCCATGGTGAAG GTGTTCAGCTCCGAGGGAGGCTGGATTTGTGTCAGCGAGGCTCTTCAGGTCCTCGGAGGCTTGGGATACACCAAGAACTACCCGTATGAGCGCTACCTCAGAGACTGCCGCATCCTGCCCATCTTTGAG GGCACCAATGAGATCCTGAGGATGTATATCGCTCTCACCGGAATGCAGCACGCTGGAAAAGTCCTAACGGGGAGAATAAA GGAGCTGAAGAGAGGAAACATCGGTCTGGCTCTGGGCATGGTGGGCAAGAAGATCAAAACCTCACTGCGTTCCTCAGTGGACCTCGGCCTGACTGGGAAAGACGGAGTGGTGCATCCCAGTCTGACT GAAAGTGcaaagaagctggaggagaatgTCCAATATTTTGGATCCACCGTGGAGGGCCTGCTGTACAGATATGGAAAG ACTatagtggaggagcagctcgTACTGAAGAAGGTTGCAGATGTGATGATCCATCTCTACGCCATGACAGCGGTCCTCTCCAGAACCAGCCGTTCCATTAGCATCGGTCTCAGGAATCATGACCATGAG GTGCTGCTCACCAACACGTTCTGCAGCGAGGCCTTCTTCAAGAACAACTTCTGGTTGACTCAGTTGCAGAAGC ACGCCCCAGAGAACAACGACGCCAACATCAAGAAGATCGCCAAGGAGGTGTTGGAGAAACGGGCGTACATCTGCTCCCACCCCCTGGAGAGGACATTCTGA